Below is a window of Brassica napus cultivar Da-Ae chromosome A5, Da-Ae, whole genome shotgun sequence DNA.
TCTCCCTCCCATTTTCGTGGGATTCCAGCAAGTAAATTATgtgaaaaaaaacttaattataaTGAGTTCATAAGTCTACAACTAGACATGCAAACGTAATAAATTATGTGAAAATTAGCTTAATTAGTTTATAAGCCTACAACTAGACATGCAAACGTCACGTCGTCACGCATATATGTAAAAACATGTGTACGTAGTCGTAATTAATTGAATATTAGAAGCGTATTTTGTTTCTACAGTATTCTGATGTATAAACATGAGGATGTAAATGATTGAGCAATTTCTATTATTTGATCAGAtactatacttttttttttgttactgatCGGATACTATACAAAtcgaaaataaaagatattttaaaataataaaatgagtGATGTTTGATAGCACAAAGCCGCCCCCGTGACCTAATTCCCATTTGATTCTTTTGTCACATTCAAGAGGAGAGTGGGGTAGATCAAATTGCTAAACCCTGACTACaacatattattgtaaattctTCTTAACATATGTTCAATATTATTTTGTCTTTTTGGTCTCTTCTAAATCCCACGTATGGTCCATCCAATGTGTTTATATCttggagtttaattaatgagtCGTCCTTAACATTGATGTGCCAACATGAAGAAGAAACTACAACGatatactataattattttgtcaactaattagatttcataaaattattttatcaatttactTACATAAAAAGATGTTATATGCCTTCCATTTGTTTCATTAGTATATTAAACGTGTGGTAATAATCAGCCAATTAATATGTTTTACAAAAAGGTTAATACAGTGATTTTACACCCAAAAATATATACAGTGATGTTAACACACCCGATCAAGTGAagacactacaaaaaaaaaattatttagcatcatctattttatattttgtattactataaatgatgtaaattttttttgcatcaCTTATATGAATGACTTTGAAAATGGTGATGCAAATAATTTGCATCATATTAAATTGAtgccaaataatttaataaaacatcaaCATCTTATAAATGAtgctaaataatatatatatatatatatatatatatatctcatttaTAAATACATGATTTAAAATAGAGTCACTTAATTTGTGATTTAAATTAAGTGATACAATTCACTTCATTTTTGTAGTGAGATTATTGAAGTTATTTAGAGGACTGACAAATGATattaattttggatatatactAATTACAGTTTTTtaagttatattattttaaaaaagttccCCAGATATAAAAGTTGTATTTTagtgaatttttatttttcaataagaaatattaattaactaATGGTATAAACAACAGCTTTAGGAAATTTatgtaataacatatatatagttaatttgatccaacattttaacattttatcaaGACTTTTGTTTTGGTATGCAGTATTAATGGTTCTAAGACTAGTACATctgtattattcaaaattttaatgttcttgtaagaaaaatatttatatgaaagtgcTATTGTAAAAATTGATATGAAAACATGTGACTGAACAAATCTTTTAATATTAAGATGATGTGAAAACATGTGAATGGATCAAATTAGTATGATGTAGAAACATGTGACTCTATCATACTAATTTGAATGATTTATAGTATTAATTGAGATTTGAATGAAAGAAGGATAGCTTACCAAATGTGTGATGATTTAGTGGCAATGTCAAAATGTTGATTTGTGTACTCTTAGTTAAAACTCTTTTTAGTATTGTCTGTacagaatttttttaaagaaaattagaatatctAAACATTGATTATGAATATTAGGGATATTTAATAGTCTGAATACTAAAAAGGTTATACGATGTATGTCTAGAATTCTCATCTACAAAATGATAAAACGTTTGCTGGAAATAAGAAGTATCCAACTAAGATTATAACAATTAAACGAATACAATTGTTTTCAGTTTTTCTATGAAGGGGATAACCAATCTAAACTCTAGAGTCTAGATTATTGTGTAGTTATGTTAGACTTAGTTGTATGATGTATTTGACTATTAAATCTATACTTGTAAAATGCTAACATTTCTGGTAATTCATTTAAATAGAaagcctttttcaaaaaaaacaataaacaattCTGGTAATTATGTTAAATTACCAAAAGTCTCAAATCTCAATTAAATCTTGATAtttatgttgatgacaaaaaaaagtctTGATATTATGgtgatataaaatatttgatgcATATGCATCCTTCTCATTACAAAAATATCGTcaaattgatttaaaaattaatagagTATACTCTTTGCTTGTGTTTATAATAGTAAGTAATACGTAATATCTCATAGTGGTGGTTCATAAATCGAACGTATAAATTTACAAGTACAATCAGAATCATTTTCCTAATACGTAGGAAACCAAACCAATGATCGTTTTCCGAGTGGAACATTAATCTATGAATATGGATctcgttatatttttttttgcttatatcataattttaaggGCATATCGTAGAAACAAATTGATACTAAAATCAATAGTTCGGGCAAGGAAATATTGATTCATATGGGGGAGAAGACAAAAGAGGTATAGCTGTCACGAACACGAGACTCTTTTACATAAACTAATAGATAATATggaataggaaaaaaaatattttacttgtCTTGCTAAGATGATCATTTCTAAGCCAAAAACTTTTCGAAGTGAATCGATGACAAGGTAACTCTTTGTAGCCATTAGAATTCAGATGTAGATAGCGACCCTCTATATTATATAAGAAACAAATGTAATCTCAcacatattttaatttcaaatcggTATTTTCTATAACAAGAAAACCAATAGCATCACGATTGTAGATAATACTTACTTGATATCTACAGTGTTAATACCAAAAAGAAAGTTATACAGTATACATAATTTATAGCATAGTCTTGATTGTGTTGCATGATTTTAccttgaaatatatttttatgtaatattttttctgttttttttgataatccatgTAATCCAGACATTCCAGAAAGTATCCGACTAGCGTCTAAGTACACCTCCGCAGAAAGTATCCTGGATGACCGTCTTTTTCACTTCAGCGGGATTCGAATCTGGGTCCGTATTGGAGCCAAAGCTCCTCCAAGACCACTGAGCCGTCCTCGATTGGTTTTTTCTGCTATTTTAATAGAAAGCCTTTTTCAATATATAGACATATACCTTTTCTAAGGGTATTCATAGTAATATCTTACAAAGAAAATTATATGGttaacaattttaaatattttcttaacaatgAAATGTTATCTACtgacttcataaataataatattataagatacTATAATATAAATCTCATATGCGGAGGAATATTGCTCCTTAGATACATTTGAGTACTGAACTTTATTATTCGATATTAATTCGtaagtaaatattttcaacAGTATATCTAACCAAAGACATGGGTCTTGGCGTAGACGAGAGGTGCAGAAAATCAAGGGTGCATTTTGCTTGAAACCCtaaattaaagaaaagaaacatatagtgtagagaaggaagaagaggagagagaaaagTTCAATGTCTACATAAGCTACAGACTTGAGAGAGAAGGGTTTGATGAAGCAACGGGACTTGTGTGTAGAGTGTTGTTTTGTTGTGATGATTAATTGGCACACATGTGAATTGGTGGGTACGTTTGTTTGTCCGTCTCCTATATAGACAATTTTCTACATCCCTATATCAATGCTAATCTATCCAAACTTATGTACTTGTATCTAAACGCTTACATATATGCAAAACTTAGTATATACACATTAGTGTGTAGAGCATATTGATCTAACGTAAAAGATGCGTTTTTAATCTTGAGATTGATCCACGATCCATCAAATCATTCTGTACGTAACGGGAATGCAAACTGTTAGGCATCAAACTATAAATGATAAGTGTTTTGAAAGACGTGACTTTACATTGGTGTTTGTTCATAAATGTGATCTATATATGCATAGATGCacatttaaagatatatatatatatatatatatattaaaaagagagATGTTATACGTACGTAGTATATACGGCATGCATATACAAAGACGTATACATAGCTATAGAGGAAGAATTAACATGATAGAGAGGACAAGGAGAGAGGAGATATATACGTGTGGGTTTGTGTTCATAAAGATCCCCGTGAGGCATGTTTGGAGGCATTCCAAAATCACAACTAACATTCTTTTGTTTGCTTTTATCCTCTCCTTCACTTCTTTCGATGCTcccaaacttttattttcttaaaagaaaaattgattTCACAATACTAGTTCCTCCCCCATATATCACGAGCTCATCATTCCCTTTcttgccattttttttttactttcattctctcttcaagTATCCTATTAACATTATTCAGACTAGTGCATAGATATATAACGAGAATCTAGTCAACCCAGGTTGAAATGATTTTGTTGTTGCAATGATCATAACGAACTGGATGTAATGGTACTTGGCACTTGCATCTCTATAATTCGCGATTGAATAGAAATTGCATCCACAAGTGAGAGATGCTGATGTCTTTTTGCCAATTTAATTTGATGTCCCAAAGGAGAGgtgaatgcatttattttgatttataatttgtaGCTGAATGattagccaaaaaatatatatacgtgATAAAGTCCAATTTTatatcatctatattattaaaactgaagtacactttagtaatgtttggaaacatgaatagtactataactgaaaattgtttggaaacgaAGATAGCAGTACTACATTAATTGTATTTCCATATTTCActcatattaattatattgtcttaacaatattttacatcattaattatattaccataataataatagtgtggattttatttagtagttaatcaatattagttttgtgtcaattataaaatcaaaaaagtaaaataactgAGTTTTGCATAAGGTTAAGcgtttgttttaatttgttttactataacatttttttttcaatcagtggaaaattacgtagccaaaaacataattcaaaaacatgtttagtgaataaaatcataacttaaatcaaaataataaaaatgaattacattcattgtcacttaatttttcactcaaTATAATTGCTTACTAAATAAGAAAAACTCTTTCagtttcacttaatttagcaaaacacataaaaaaatatcatttatattagtttataaaatcagttaggcatgaacACTAAATATCCACTTAGGTACGAGTCGTTCCTTTCGGGTatcgttttattttgttttaaaattactcactccttgaatattataaatttatgtgtagattttgagttgaatttttttgagtctggatgagtttggttctgatgtatatgaccctaaaatatctaaataaccaatgtatttgaaacgggtttggatatttgtaccaaaaataaccatattatctgATTCGATCTggatcttttgaatacaattagttatattacgacatatctaaaatataaaacactaattatgaaaaacaaatattaatgtataaaaatataagtatagttttattttagtaatttcattaattatattactttaacaatatatcacatcattaattatatttaccgtAAAAGTAATaatgtagatttttatttattagttaatcaatattaactttgtgcaattataaaaaaataaaaatgtaagataaccgagttttgcatatggttaatagtttggtttaatatgttttactaaaactttcTTTTGTCTTAGTTCCAATTGGTGAAAAATTACATAGCAAAACACATAATTCAAAGGCATAGTTTATATGAACAagttaataatttaaatcaaaataattaaaaagtattacATTTATTATCACTTAATGTTTCACttcatataactattttattaaataaaaaattctttctatttttcttatttttgccaaatatatagaaagagttttctttttaatctATTTGCAAAATCAGTTAAGTATGGACATTCGGATACTCATTGAGGTACAAGTTGTTTCTTTCgggattaatttttttggatttttaaattaggcgccacttggatattataaatttatgtatgatGCTTGAGTTGGATCCTCTCGGGtctgaatgattttgattttgatgtgtagaaatataaaaatatttaattaaccaATGTATCTGAAAAGAGtgtatatttgtaccaaaaataatcttattacccgattcaatccaaatattttgaatacaattagttatacgacgacacatcttaaatatataacactaatgataaaataacaaataatttataaaaccgtaaaaattaacacccgcacgggcgtgcgggtcaaTCTCTAGTTACTTATTACACGGATTGGAATAATATATCATATCATTAAGTATATAAATGGagttttgtaattatatatctttatcGGTTTCCAAAATTTCAAAGCTGGCTATAGTTGTAATCAATTATCGCGATTTTGCTTGGAGGTGTTAGAATAGTATGtagacaaagaagaagataaaacacgtaaataatcttaaaagtatataatatagatatattgcAATGGTAACGTAATTTCACCACAGCGATATTTACCGCCAATAAGTAGTGTTACAATATTCACGTTGCTAGGTAAGGTACggacacacatatatatatatatatatgtatttacatgatcgtataaatatatattgtaaataaaatactCATAATGCATATGTAAATTAATCAATATAcgatatgtatttatataagaaaaataaaataaaaaaatggtcGAATATTAAATAGGATATCGTATATTGAGACATAGAGGCAAGCAAGTAATTCACGAGATACAAAACGGAGTTGTccgtatattatattttgtagcGATCAAGAGAGACTAAGGCAGACATGTGAGAGAGGAAAGGATCCTATATACAAATTTAATCTAAGATCTCTGCTTCCTCCTCATATATATACTGCATATACACACATAGTTCCCCTATATCGAAGATAGTAGAAATCAACCAAGAAAGCTCAATACGAAAGGAAGAGGCTTATAATATCAAGCATAGAAGAATGGATCCGAGGGAAAAGAAGAGAGGTTCTTTGAAAGAGAAGTTTCAATTGCTTCGTTCAATCACTAATTCTCATGCTGTAATTAATattcaccctctctctctcttttctttttaattgtgTCCCATGGAGATAAACGCACATGCACACACAAAACACATGACTCAGTCTTACTCGATCtatacttgattttttttcactCAGTCACAAATTTGTCCCGTAAGGTCATTTTCGATATTGGGTATGTGAATCTCTTGGATCTTCGATATATATCTGTTTCTTTTCTATTTCTTGGGTGATTACTTTATCTTCTTTTAAACACATATAAGAACGCATATTATTGCAAACAAGATGTATATGACAATCATGATCGATAGATGAAACggggatgatttttttttgtaacctcTAATATTGTTTTTCCGATGATGTATATGCTGCTAATATATTTCCATTCACACGCCCTCTTTAATGACAGGAAAACGATACATCGATCATAATGGATGCTTCTAAATATATCAAAAAGCTTAAGAAGAAAGTTGAAAGATTCAAAGGAGACACTACGGCAGGGCAATCTTCAAGCGAGCCCACGGATCCCACCATACCAATGGTATCAACAATCAAACATACACTTTGTAaccattaattatatatagacatAAGCACGCATGTGAATGTGAGAGATTCATTAAGaggttatatttatttataggtAACAGTGGAAACCCTAGAAAAGGGTTTTATGATAAACGTATTCGCAGGGAAGAATCAACCAGGCATGCTTGTTTCGGTATTAGAAGCCTTTGAGGATATTGGGCTAAACGTTCTCGACGCTAGGGTTTCATGTACTGACTCCTTTAGCTTGCATGCCACGGGAGTCGAGGTAATTAACAAATTAATTAGCAGAGAAACGTATCCATATATATACGAACAATTCTATGTCATAGTTATTACTACTTgcctatacatatatatgtttcgGACTGTATTTGTATGAAGTACTTACTACAGACGATCTGATGTTACGATAGTGTGTGTCGTCATATGTTGTTATGAAATCTTATATGGCTTTACTTACTAACTTACCAATATGAATGTTTGTGCTTTTGCTAatgaaacttttaaaataatatatggtaGATTATAAAATAAAGGTGGCAATCTCAACAAACACggatacaaaatatatataaacaatttttaGGTCGATATGTGAGTGttgaatataaaaattatttagtgATTACGCACCTTACTAATTGCAGAATGAAGATGGAGAAGGTATGGATTCTGAAGCAGTGAAACAAGCAGTGACAGATGCAATCACAAGCTGGAGTGAAAGCAGTGATCTACAGAGCTAGATTGACCCACATTTACCTCTTTCTTTAATTctctttattatattttatttatgcaaaaatataataacacaGTTTCTAGAGCAATTCTGCTTTATTCTTAGTCTGTTCATCGTGTAGCCCATAATTTTCTCCTAAAAAGGGATAATGAAGAAATCAATTGTATGTTACTATTTATCTCACACAGTTAAGCAATAGAAAAATACGTATTCAAAGAATAGCTGCTACGTTGAAGTATACATACCAACTGAGTCAGTTAAAGTATTTGTTCTGATTTTCCTTCGTGGGTTAAAAATTAGTGCTTTTAAATTAGAATATCAGAAAATCGAAGACGCTCCTCAACattgtttttgaatttgatagagaaaattaaaattatttcgGTCCTTTCGGATTTGATCAGGTGATATAAGAGAGCTTattcagtttaaaaaaaagatattagagAGCTTATTCTATACCACAGAAGAAGACAAACATTTTTTGTTCACGTGAGCAAAATAACTCCAGAAAAACTGGAATGTAAAACGTACAAATACATACATTCTACACGTTCGCCCCACGATTTCCTTTTCACTTAATTGTTGACATAAACAAGATTATGATAATTTGAGTTTCATAAGCatactgatattttttttgaataaaggctttcaaattaaacataaactatTACAGGATAAGACTATGAGTCTTATAGTTTGATAGAGTTTGCATGAAACAAGTTTCATGAATACTGATATTTACAAGGGGAAAATATTAGATTAGTGCTGCTCAATCAGGAAAATATCCCATCGAACAAAGAAATCGATTTGAAACATGTAATTTAGtatagtttaaaaaaacatGTAATTTGGTATAGATAGTTTTATTTGATGATGAAAAACTGAATTCAtactgaattaaaaaaaaatagatacaaaaatatatatatattttttaattctcaAGATAGAAAGTAGTAACAGAATCTATACAAATCTTTTTCTCTACTATAGGAAACTCATGACAAAAGTAAAGCAGATTCCAATATATGTGTGGGAAGGTTCTATTGAAACCTCCATCCAACGGttcaataaacaaaacaaatatcaattgACCCTCTTTAATATCATGCAGATGTAGAAGATAATTTTAACGTAACAAACCAAACCAACAGAGATGTGTTTTTGAAGTATCAGATCTTAAACGATTTGGGCCTTCTAGAATATATAATAGTGCTTCCACCTCCGAGACTTAGAAGACTTCATTATATCAACGGTAAGATCTGGATTCGTCACAACAAACAGCTTGAACTCAACAGTGTCACAGATCGCCAGTAAATTCCTTACGACAAACATGACAGCAGCGTCGTTGAGGGCTTCGTCAAAAGGAATCAAAGACAGTTCCAAGATATTGATAACATTCGCCAGTTTCAAAGATGATATCAATTCTTTTCTACATAGATCCCTTAGATGCGGAATATCATATTTGTCCGCTGCTACAAAAAGTGTTTGAGCATGTATCTTCTCCTTTTCAGAAAGCACAGAACGATTGTTGTAGATGAACCCAACTAAAGCCTCTAGCTCCTCTTGTTTCAACTCCGGAAGAGTTACTGTCTCGATCTGATCAGCCGTACCTTTGAACTTGTCTGATTCCAGCATTTTCTTAAACACCTCTGATCGTGCCGCCTATTAACAGTACATACATATGTTGATGAAGTATCATTTAAGGTAAGAGGCAAACacatataaacataatatttagATAACTATTTTAGTTGTAAGATGATAAATAAATgacaagagaagaaaaaatagaagaCCAAAACAAGTTTGTGGGCGGAGATAGCTGCATTCTCATTACTGTCTCCTGCCTTGAGACGTACATCTACTTGCCATTGTTCATTAAAAACCTTTGCAAACCCACCCAAGAAAATTTCAAGATTGTTCTCCGTTGTCATAGCTAGGTAACGTGAAGTTTATTTCGTAAAGGATGGTGAATTATATAGAGAAAACTCCATAGACGCCAGTCAAAATGTCTCTTGTTTTACTTTCTTCTACACTGCCAAATCCTTGGAAAGGAATGAGACATTAATGGTGATGAATAATCATCCACTGCATGTCCCAAGTCCCAACTTTTGGTTGCCCGATGCTCTTGGGATCCCGAATTATATATGGAACCAAACGGATGTTTCAACAAAGGACCAGTATATATTTTAGAAGTGTAATTAAGTTGATTGGTCATTGGGTAACGAGTTCCAGtatattttgttgataaataattatacataaaagCAAACTAGAGAACCACCAATGAGTCAGTGACAACAAGTTTTTTTTCGAACTTTAGTCAGTGACAACATGTTTAAGCtttaaatttggaaaaatactcTAGAACAATTATGAAAGCCTCCAAATATTTGGTTAACCATATACTCTGTTctacaaaataaatgttttaaaaatattttaaaagtagtttgtatgtgtttttctaaattttctattATTGAATAATAGTAAACTGTaatctgtaaaaaaaattaattaatttttttgaattaatattGGTTTAGTCTTATTTAAAATTGATAATAAGAAGAAGCAATGTTCACGTGCGAGTGTGCGACGCTGTGTGAAGATAACATTTTACATTTTACTTGAAAAAACTCAACTGAAAGAAATTTCTATAAATACATGTTTTGGGTTTAAAGCTAGTTTCTTATAATTTACcagagatattttttttataagattttCCATATCTAAAGAAATAAATTGGAAGATTCTGTCCATTTTAGGGGGGTTATTGGGACATGAATTTTAATGGAATTTGATGATTTCCATAGTTGAGAATATTTTACAAGTTAACTAGATTTGACAAATTTTATCCAATATTCTTACATAGATTTTCATTACTTGTGTATAGAATTCTATTgattgttattaatttttaaggtaagaaattaatggtataatagaagaaaagaaaaaaaaaatcatttcaattattaaaaagacaaaatatCATTGtaccttttaatatatagatatataaataaaagttatttttattataattttaaaatata
It encodes the following:
- the LOC106450698 gene encoding transcription factor bHLH61 gives rise to the protein MDPREKKRGSLKEKFQLLRSITNSHAENDTSIIMDASKYIKKLKKKVERFKGDTTAGQSSSEPTDPTIPMVTVETLEKGFMINVFAGKNQPGMLVSVLEAFEDIGLNVLDARVSCTDSFSLHATGVENEDGEGMDSEAVKQAVTDAITSWSESSDLQS
- the LOC106453332 gene encoding putative BTB/POZ domain-containing protein At2g40440; the protein is MTTENNLEIFLGGFAKVFNEQWQVDVRLKAGDSNENAAISAHKLAARSEVFKKMLESDKFKGTADQIETVTLPELKQEELEALVGFIYNNRSVLSEKEKIHAQTLFVAADKYDIPHLRDLCRKELISSLKLANVINILELSLIPFDEALNDAAVMFVVRNLLAICDTVEFKLFVVTNPDLTVDIMKSSKSRRWKHYYIF